The following are from one region of the Brienomyrus brachyistius isolate T26 chromosome 13, BBRACH_0.4, whole genome shotgun sequence genome:
- the fbxl8 gene encoding F-box/LRR-repeat protein 8 isoform X3, with translation MVKHLKIIVCQLKEVANRDMALGVLNQATDQSNRLQKLSVSCTGDFPLFYSGEDILHGIEVVLLNEASGLSLKEVDFRDMPFTLSDQLIRNIARRSPDLQRIYINNQALVCNVTVNTTQQLLESCPKVQVLGAFYASVSEKVLSELLLPGRAPFRLLELYCERSDKYVPAISNGFWEVLHKRHPSLLVNVILNHTLPAKKFLKILQPSIPIRDLELLTYTYLVNEVNFVAASYGTTLEKLVLQTTSSAELDLALVGLASSCPHLREIHCYCVVTQAVVQAFCTKCPHLWRYTLKTRKEPHPWICTVVK, from the coding sequence ATGGTCAAGCACTTGAAAATCATCGTCTGTCAGTTGAAGGAAGTGGCGAACCGAGACATGGCTCTCGGAGTGCTGAACCAGGCAACAGACCAGAGCAACCGGCTCCAGAAGCTGAGTGTATCCTGCACGGGTGACTTTCCCCTGTTCTACTCCGGTGAAGACATTCTCCATGGCATAGAAGTCGTGCTGCTTAACGAGGCCAGTGGCCTGTCACTCAAGGAGGTTGACTTCAGGGACATGCCCTTCACTCTGAGCGACCAGCTGATCAGGAACATCGCCCGGCGAAGCCCTGACCTGCAGAGGATCTACATCAACAATCAGGCTCTGGTGTGCAACGTGACTGTGAACACGACCCAGCAGCTGCTGGAGTCCTGCCCCAAGGTCCAAGTCTTGGGGGCTTTCTATGCCAGTGTGTCAGAGAAGGTCCTCAGTGAGTTACTCTTGCCTGGACGAGCTCCATTCAGGCTTCTTGAGCTGTACTGCGAGCGCTCTGACAAGTACGTGCCGGCTATTTCCAATGGATTCTGGGAGGTCTTGCACAAGAGACACCCCTCCCTGTTGGTAAACGTTATCCTCAACCACACTCTGCCCGCCAAGAAGTTCCTGAAGATTCTACAGCCGAGCATCCCCATACGTGACCTGGAGCTGCTTACCTACACATACCTGGTGAACGAGGTCAACTTTGTGGCAGCCAGCTACGGGACAACCCTGGAGAAGCTCGTGCTGCAGACAACCTCATCCGCAGAGCTGGACCTAGCGCTGGTGGGCCTGGCCTCCAGTTGCCCGCACCTGAGGGAGATCCACTGCTACTGTGTGGTGACCCAGGCCGTGGTGCAGGCCTTTTGCACCAAGTGTCCACACCTGTGGAGGTACACACTAAAGACACGCAAGGAGCCACACCCCTGGATTTGTACAGTGGTCAAATGA
- the fbxl8 gene encoding F-box/LRR-repeat protein 8 isoform X2, with product MNFPEEVLANIFSYLPLRDRYSSSLVCKRWSQAMNYPSVWYYTEVRCETGAEDHGLLHFCHLLGMVKHLKIIVCQLKEVANRDMALGVLNQATDQSNRLQKLSVSCTGDFPLFYSGEDILHGIEVVLLNEASGLSLKEVDFRDMPFTLSDQLIRNIARRSPDLQRIYINNQALVCNVTVNTTQQLLESCPKVQVLGAFYASVSEKVLSELLLPGRAPFRLLELYCERSDKYVPAISNGFWEVLHKRHPSLLVNVILNHTLPAKKFLKILQPSIPIRDLELLTYTYLVNEVNFVAASYGTTLEKLVLQTTSSAELDLALVGLASSCPHLREIHCYCVVTQAVVQAFCTKCPHLWRYTLKTRKEPHPWICTVVK from the exons ATGAACTTTCCCGAAGAAGTACTCGCTAACATTTTCTCCTACCTCCCGCTAAGGGACAGGTACAGTTCTTCCTTGGTCTGTAAGCGATGGTCCCAGGCGATGAACTACCCCTCTGTCTGGTATTACACCGAAGTCAG ATGTGAGACTGGAGCTGAAGACCACGGCCTTCTGCATTTCTGCCACCTGCTGGGGATGGTCAAGCACTTGAAAATCATCGTCTGTCAGTTGAAGGAAGTGGCGAACCGAGACATGGCTCTCGGAGTGCTGAACCAGGCAACAGACCAGAGCAACCGGCTCCAGAAGCTGAGTGTATCCTGCACGGGTGACTTTCCCCTGTTCTACTCCGGTGAAGACATTCTCCATGGCATAGAAGTCGTGCTGCTTAACGAGGCCAGTGGCCTGTCACTCAAGGAGGTTGACTTCAGGGACATGCCCTTCACTCTGAGCGACCAGCTGATCAGGAACATCGCCCGGCGAAGCCCTGACCTGCAGAGGATCTACATCAACAATCAGGCTCTGGTGTGCAACGTGACTGTGAACACGACCCAGCAGCTGCTGGAGTCCTGCCCCAAGGTCCAAGTCTTGGGGGCTTTCTATGCCAGTGTGTCAGAGAAGGTCCTCAGTGAGTTACTCTTGCCTGGACGAGCTCCATTCAGGCTTCTTGAGCTGTACTGCGAGCGCTCTGACAAGTACGTGCCGGCTATTTCCAATGGATTCTGGGAGGTCTTGCACAAGAGACACCCCTCCCTGTTGGTAAACGTTATCCTCAACCACACTCTGCCCGCCAAGAAGTTCCTGAAGATTCTACAGCCGAGCATCCCCATACGTGACCTGGAGCTGCTTACCTACACATACCTGGTGAACGAGGTCAACTTTGTGGCAGCCAGCTACGGGACAACCCTGGAGAAGCTCGTGCTGCAGACAACCTCATCCGCAGAGCTGGACCTAGCGCTGGTGGGCCTGGCCTCCAGTTGCCCGCACCTGAGGGAGATCCACTGCTACTGTGTGGTGACCCAGGCCGTGGTGCAGGCCTTTTGCACCAAGTGTCCACACCTGTGGAGGTACACACTAAAGACACGCAAGGAGCCACACCCCTGGATTTGTACAGTGGTCAAATGA
- the hsf4 gene encoding heat shock factor protein 4, with product MQESPGSVAMDGSYSSNVPAFLTKLWTLVEDPETSHLICWSTTGTSFHVFDQGRFAKEVLPKYFKHSNMASFVRQLNMYGFRKVVNIEQSGLVKPERDDTEFQHLYFLQGHEHLLEHIKRKVSIVKSEEARVRQEDLSKLLYEVQVLRNQQESMQCQMQDVTHQNEVLWGEVMSLRQNFTQQQKVMNKLIQFLFTQMQSNLPNSVAMKRKLPLMLDDGPSSPPASKFGHNLLMEPLQEPYYIHSPSNPIRQGKPNQSEGKTPSGTSSIFNTTCFLEPSAETGQCSGQGLLAGGPIISDVTEMSQSSAMNMPGEQLRGTCQMLIKAEPMSPGVHARGTGIPFADPPVLPVAMVQSILEGHGPGVGEKRGRRQLERSEIQNGVESMDMRLEELQLLLRMHQQGVDPTGTVDPFNSNLPLSEWNFTDIEANLKSYMFQHQDPDMFSSGGCEGQ from the exons ATGCAGGAGTCCCCCGGATCAGTCGCAATGGACGGGAGCTACAGCAGCAATGTCCCGGCCTTCCTCACTAAACTCTGGACCCTGGTCGAGGACCCAGAGACGAGTCACCTCATCTGCTGGAGCACA ACCGGCACTAGTTTCCACGTGTTTGATCAGGGAAGGTTTGCCAAAGAGGTTCTACCCAAGTACTTTAAGCATAGCAATATGGCCAGCTTTGTGCGTCAGCTTAACATGT ATGGCTTTAGGAAGGTGGTGAACATCGAGCAGAGTGGTCTGGTGAAACCAGAGAGGGACGACACAGAGTTTCAGCATCTCTACTTTCTGCAGGGCCATGAGCACCTGCTGGAGCACATCAAGAGGAAG GTGTCCATTGTAAAGAGCGAGGAGGCCAGGGTTCGTCAGGAGGACCTAAGCAAGCTGCTGTATGAGGTGCAGGTGCTGCGTAACCAGCAGGAGAGCATGCAGTGTCAGATGCAGGATGTGACGCA CCAGAACGAGGTGCTGTGGGGAGAAGTGATGTCTCTGAGGCAGAACTTCACGCAGCAGCAGAAGGTCATGAACAAG CTGATCCAGTTCCTGTTCACTCAGATGCAATCGAACTTGCCGAACAGTGTTGCGATGAAGAGGAAGCT ACCTTTGATGCTAGACGACGGACCCAGCAGCCCTCCAGCCTCCAAGTTTGGCCACAATCTTCTCATGGAGCCTTTACAAGAGCCCTACTATATCCACTCT CCATCAAATCCCATCCGTCAAGGAAAGCCTAACCAATCAGAGGGCAAAACACCCTCCGGAACTTCCAGCATCTTTAACACCACATGTTTTCTGGAGCCTTCTGCTGAAACTGGCCAATGTTCTGGCCAGGGCCTGCTAGCTGGAGGACCAATCATATCAGATGTTACTGAGATGTCACAGTCCAGTGCAATGAATATGCCAGGAGAGCAGTTACG GGGGACATGCCAGATGCTGATCAAGGCAGAGCCAATGAGCCCTGGGGTTCACGCACGAGGCACAGGAATCCCATTCGCTGACCCCCCTGTTCTGCCTGTTGCCATGGTGCAGTCCATCCTGGAGGGTCATGGTCCTGGCGTTGGGGAGAAGAGAGGCAGGAGACAACTGGAGAG GTCAGAGATCCAGAACGGCGTGGAGAGCATGGACATGAGGTTGGAGGAGCTACAGCTGCTCCTCAGGATGCATCAGCAGGGCGTGGATCCCACAGGCACTGTGGAC CCATTTAATTCCAACCTTCCTTTGAGTGAATGGAACTTCACAGACATTGAGGCCAACTTGAAATCC TACATGTTTCAGCACCAAGACCCAGACATGTTCAGCAGCGGAGGCTGTGAGGGACAGTGA
- the fbxl8 gene encoding F-box/LRR-repeat protein 8 isoform X1, which produces MNFPEEVLANIFSYLPLRDRYSSSLVCKRWSQAMNYPSVWYYTEVSRCETGAEDHGLLHFCHLLGMVKHLKIIVCQLKEVANRDMALGVLNQATDQSNRLQKLSVSCTGDFPLFYSGEDILHGIEVVLLNEASGLSLKEVDFRDMPFTLSDQLIRNIARRSPDLQRIYINNQALVCNVTVNTTQQLLESCPKVQVLGAFYASVSEKVLSELLLPGRAPFRLLELYCERSDKYVPAISNGFWEVLHKRHPSLLVNVILNHTLPAKKFLKILQPSIPIRDLELLTYTYLVNEVNFVAASYGTTLEKLVLQTTSSAELDLALVGLASSCPHLREIHCYCVVTQAVVQAFCTKCPHLWRYTLKTRKEPHPWICTVVK; this is translated from the exons ATGAACTTTCCCGAAGAAGTACTCGCTAACATTTTCTCCTACCTCCCGCTAAGGGACAGGTACAGTTCTTCCTTGGTCTGTAAGCGATGGTCCCAGGCGATGAACTACCCCTCTGTCTGGTATTACACCGAAGTCAG CAGATGTGAGACTGGAGCTGAAGACCACGGCCTTCTGCATTTCTGCCACCTGCTGGGGATGGTCAAGCACTTGAAAATCATCGTCTGTCAGTTGAAGGAAGTGGCGAACCGAGACATGGCTCTCGGAGTGCTGAACCAGGCAACAGACCAGAGCAACCGGCTCCAGAAGCTGAGTGTATCCTGCACGGGTGACTTTCCCCTGTTCTACTCCGGTGAAGACATTCTCCATGGCATAGAAGTCGTGCTGCTTAACGAGGCCAGTGGCCTGTCACTCAAGGAGGTTGACTTCAGGGACATGCCCTTCACTCTGAGCGACCAGCTGATCAGGAACATCGCCCGGCGAAGCCCTGACCTGCAGAGGATCTACATCAACAATCAGGCTCTGGTGTGCAACGTGACTGTGAACACGACCCAGCAGCTGCTGGAGTCCTGCCCCAAGGTCCAAGTCTTGGGGGCTTTCTATGCCAGTGTGTCAGAGAAGGTCCTCAGTGAGTTACTCTTGCCTGGACGAGCTCCATTCAGGCTTCTTGAGCTGTACTGCGAGCGCTCTGACAAGTACGTGCCGGCTATTTCCAATGGATTCTGGGAGGTCTTGCACAAGAGACACCCCTCCCTGTTGGTAAACGTTATCCTCAACCACACTCTGCCCGCCAAGAAGTTCCTGAAGATTCTACAGCCGAGCATCCCCATACGTGACCTGGAGCTGCTTACCTACACATACCTGGTGAACGAGGTCAACTTTGTGGCAGCCAGCTACGGGACAACCCTGGAGAAGCTCGTGCTGCAGACAACCTCATCCGCAGAGCTGGACCTAGCGCTGGTGGGCCTGGCCTCCAGTTGCCCGCACCTGAGGGAGATCCACTGCTACTGTGTGGTGACCCAGGCCGTGGTGCAGGCCTTTTGCACCAAGTGTCCACACCTGTGGAGGTACACACTAAAGACACGCAAGGAGCCACACCCCTGGATTTGTACAGTGGTCAAATGA
- the tradd gene encoding tumor necrosis factor receptor type 1-associated DEATH domain protein, giving the protein METPEGKKMSSKSADGVWLGCAFLFVKSVCPKVNLPALYKDPQKKYDLFKVVKLTLSDTAGGLQGYEILKLHDADPLLGIELKFMNKATCRQFLESYATAAVSQAFTQHTLRIFSVSEDFTVETQLKAGENVLDLYLTNQDLCLSYIHSLQPVRLRDDEVSQLEKQLLNLTIGDRDSSNSFPSLVSRPEAPAVPGNCFTFQKKLFVDRQLTPADHQRFATNIGRDWKQVGRALQKTCRALKGPTIDNLAFEYEREGIYEQAYQLLSRFIQAEGRNAKLGRLVKALEETKLVGIAEIMLEIQPRE; this is encoded by the exons ATGGAAACGCCTGAAGGAAAG aaaatgagctccaagaGCGCGGATGGTGTGTGGCTGGGATGTGCATTCCTCTTCGTGAAATCTGTTTGTCCGAAGGTGAATTTGCCGGCATTGTACAAGGATCCGCAGAAGAAGTATGATCTTTTCAAAGTCGTCAAGCTCACACTCTCAG ACACAGCTGGGGGTCTCCAAGGATACGAGATCCTGAAGCTGCATGACGCAGACCCTCTCCTGGGCATCGAGCTGAAATTTATGAACAAGGCCACGTGCCGGCAGTTCCTGGAGAGCTACGCCACGGCCGCCGTCAGCCAGGCTTTCACGCAGCACACCCTGCGGATCTTCTCTGTCTCAGAGGACTTCACAGTGGAGACTCAGCTCAAGGCTGGGGAGAATGTCCTGGATCTGTATCTCACCAACCAGGATCTCTGCCTCTCCTACATTCACTCCTTACAG CCCGTCCGCCTACGGGATGATGAAGTGTCCCAGCTAGAGAAGCAGCTGCTAAACTTGACCATAGGTGACCGGGATTCATCCAACAGCTTCCCGTCTCTAGTGTCGAGACCAGAAGCTCCTGCTGTGCCTGGTAACTGCTTCACGTTCCAGAAGAAGTTGTTTG TCGATCGCCAGCTGACACCGGCCGACCACCAGCGCTTTGCCACCAACATCGGGCGGGATTGGAAGCAGGTTGGCCGCGCATTGCAGAAGACGTGCCGGGCGCTGAAGGGACCCACGATCGACAACCTGGCCTTCGAGTACGAGCGCGAGGGCATCTACGAACAGGCCTACCAGCTGCTCAGCCGCTTCATCCAGGCTGAAGGGAGGAACGCCAAGCTGGGCCGGCTGGTCAAGGCCCTGGAGGAGACCAAGCTGGTTGGCATTGCTGAGATCATGCTGGAAATCCAGCCCAGGGAGTGA